The Vitis vinifera cultivar Pinot Noir 40024 chromosome 18, ASM3070453v1 region ATTTTTtacactctctctctcccagtggctgGTTGTTACCGGTCGCGTACCAGTCGATACCCGGTCGAATGTCGGTCGCAAGTCTTTTTTACATTCTCTTTCTCTTAGTGGCTGTGTCTGTCCAGTTAAGGAGGGAGGCTTCCTAGTTGACAACCGGTCGAATTCTGATCGAAAGAGTTTTTTTTACACTATCTCTCTCCTAGTGGTTGTGTGTTCCCGGTCGTGTGAAGCCCCATGACCGGACGTGATCCGGTCGAATCCCAGTCGAGTGCATGTTTGTGCAACACAGGGCGATCAGCTGATGGTTtagtaaccggtcgaccgggcAAGCATACCCGATCGCAAACCGGTCGATCTCCGGACGCGataactgtttttttttatttaatctattttttatgacATTATTTTATGACGTAGCCCTCATATAGTCATACCCCAGTGAGCACTCACAACAAAAATAGGTACGTTATGGGTAAAATGGGCCTTGTGAGTGAAGTGAACCCACGAGACTCACCCTCACTTCAACTCCCTTGCACCCTCTCTATAAAGCTGGTAGAGAGATTATGTGATAGTGTGGTCCATGAGAGAAATTGTATGGGCATGTTTCATTTCATCATGTCCGTCCTTTCTCTTCCTCCTATTTCTTTCCATCTTAATATTAACTATCACAGTGGAAATTAAAGACATGTGAGAGTGAGAGTGAGAATGAGAGAGATTCATGTCAACTGAAGTAGCAATGTGTGATCCATGCAATGACCAATCAAAGTACAACTCTTATTCCGACGCAATTTTGTATACTGTATACATTTCAAGTAGCAATCCCAATTTCATTTCTGAATACTTATGAAGCCAAGGGCTTTTGAACGCTTAACTTGTTTGGTTTAAACATAAATCGTACTGTTGTTAACCTTAGCTGTGCATTCATCACTAACTTCTATATACAATACATTGAAAATAGTTAGGTTTCACAAAATAATGTACAATCAATTGAAAATATCCTTGGCACAACCAATTGAATAGTGTCCTTCAATCCACGAGAAAGCGATGTCGATGTGCATTATGTGAGGAAAGCAACAATCTCCCCAATATCTTCAATCTATACTTCTTAATCTTGCCCTGCATTCATTAATGTTTAAAAGGCATATTAGGAAATGTTAAATATTTTGGCCATGGAATGCAACTTTGATATAATCATGGTATATTAAAATTGTGTACGGTCATACCACATCGATGGATTTGGAGAGGCCTCCATTTGACCAGTTGTCCATGAATTTCATAACAAATACTCCACAGTCATTGTTATCACACAAAGTAACGGGTAATTATTTATTAGGCGTGACATAGCAACGATAATATACATAAATTGACttgcaataaaatttaaatctagTCACAGACTGCAAAGTAAACACTAACTCATTTGGTTGACTTGGTACGTCTGGCATGACAAAACAGAACATCTTCAAGTCTACATCCACCATTTGTTTCTTGTAGGAAACAAGCCATAGAACAACCTTGGCCTTAAATAAAGAATGTAGATGCATTCAACCTTCCCATCTTAGGTACAATGGAAGCAAAAAATTTTACGCAACTAATAGCTACTTTACCAAATTTTGTTGTATCCCACTCATACAACTCCTTCTCCTTCCAAGTCGAGAATCCAAGAGCTGGATTCGTTTGTTATGTAAGTCATAAACATAAAGCGTCCAATGGTTTTTGAGAAAAACTGGTAAGTAGACCTGCATGATGCCACTCAGAATGGATTACAACATATATTAGGTAAAGGAGATGACAAGTGTAGAAACCTCGAACAATGCATTTAAGCTGACCTCATTAACATTCTGATAGGAAACATCGAAAGGATACAAATATGGCTCAAAACGGCCAATTACTGCTTCGTGCATCAAATGTTTGGCGTTGGAACGCATGACCATTTCCTGCATATGATATGAAAAAAGTTTAAGCTTTATAGGGTAAGGAAACTTGTTGACATGTTATAACAACAAAACATTGAATTGTAGTGTCCATCAAAGCCCTCCATTACAGCTATGTATGGCGAAAGAAAGAGTTTGATCCTTGATACATCATCGAATTACAACAATCTACAATATGTATCCACGACCTAAGAGAAGAAGTGATTAATATGTAAGCAATATTCAGAGACACTAATGACAAGATGGTacatgaatattaaattaaaaatattgcaaAGTAATggagaaattgatatattaacATGATTGCCAATCCAGCTGTTTCCTTGGAAAGAGGCGAGGTTGCCTCTGCTTAAACTCGTGTCATGCATTGCAACAATTTCCTCGTTGTCAACAAAACTATCAACGTTAGGGTAATACCAAATATGTGGAGGTGAATACATTTGAAAGTGGAGTATTATATGCTATGTCAAACCTTGGGTCCAAGGCGccataaaaaacaattgcagCTGCTTCTTTGAGGCCCATCTTGATGGCATACTGGCGGGTTTGTGGTTGCGCTATGAATGGTGACAATAGATTGGGAGCCAACTGACGCACTCTTCGTCGCCTGCCACTCCTATCAGATGGAGCCACAACCATAGATTGCAAAGGCAACTGTTCAAGGACGACTACTTCTTCATCGGCTGTTAGTTTGGAGTAACAACAGTTAATTCATAATGCAGAGTAATATAATATGAGTTATTATGTACAAATTCATGCAGTAATGAATGTCCCCCATACTGTTACCAATATCTGATGGATGCCAAATTGGTGTGTCAGGTACGTCTATAGTGCCATGGGAAGCGATGTCATCTCCGCCATAGTCTGAATGCGGTTCGGGCTGCGAAAATTCATGGGCTACATAGCTTGAGTCACCAGCGGCAAGCGAAGGTCGACTTCGCTGTTTTTGGCCATCCAATGTATGCATCACACCATGCATGATGCCTAGCTGGTGCTGAATGCCCTTTTGATATTGATTTATTGCACGTTATGCTGCATAGTATTACTCAAGTAGTTCATGTGACATGTTAACGAATAGCTTGCACAtaaattactataaaaatattgaagaaaatatttagaaCCAATGGTTTCAAACAATTGAGTCAGTAAACCTAATTGTAATGGCATTCAGACGGAGTTAATGCGTAAAGTAACAAACAGTATCCGTACATGACTACTTGTCGGGCCACTATCAAACTCCACATGTGTACAGGGCGGTGTCGTACGGGGCGGTGACGAATAATCAAACCCCTACAATTGATTTCATGATGCAAATTAAGAAGTATAAACCTTCAAGGTATTCAATTTCTATGTCATCAAACTtcataacaaaatgaatatagAGTAAATGGCTACCTCGCCATGTTCGAAACTACCAAACTGACTTATCTCAGCAGCTAAGCGCTCCTTTATCAACTCATCTGACCATGCGGAGAGGAGGGGCACTGTCATGGGAACATGAACTGAAGGAATCTTGAATTTAATTACGTAGTGGAGCTGCACAATGGAAATAAACAAATGTGGATTCGTTACTTGATGGTAGTGATGTGAACAATGTAAAAGTGACCAAGTTATCAATGTAAAAGCAGAGCAATACCTGGAGGAAGGGGATGCAACCATGTACCCAAATACTGTTCCGTTGTTTAAATCGTCTAATACCCTCAACCAGCTGGTCAACAAAAAATTGGCCCCAGTTGGCATCGTTTcgaaaaccatcttcatggatGGTATGCCATAAGTTTCGACATCCATCTATCCTTGACATTGGCGCCAATATCGTCGCACATGCGCAGTAAAGGAAGCATCTACGGAACTCTTCCCCGACAGGTAAGTTGAGGAGTCTCTCCTCACAAGTGTTGAGTGTACCAAATGGATGCTCAGACGGGGTTGATGCAATTTGTAGAATCTGTCCGCTTGTCGGGAGGCCAAATACAAGGCCAACATCTACAGCAGTAAGATCATAGCTTTTGTCGAATGATATGTCTATGCGTCTAAAGCCAACGTTAAAATGGTCGATCAACCATAAACATATATTATGTCGTATCTCCTTGCAATTTAAGTTGAGAAGACCTCCAAACTGAAGGTCTCGAACAACTTCCAATTTATCAACTGGTAGCCTGTTGCATAGTTTTAAGAATCTCGAAGATGAACAACGTGTGAACAATCTTGTGGGCTGCATTAAAAGTGAAGGACATAACAGATGCATTTTAGTAATCAacataaaaataacaaagacAATATCAATACATAAACGTGGTGCAAAAGGAAATACAATTGAATGAACTAACAAACAAAATAATGCGGATGAATAATTTACAACTCGATGTTTATCTGATAATGAATATGTAAGACCCATAACAAGTAATTGTGTTAAGTAGGTTAAAATATCAAGTatccaaaataaataatgaaaaataataacgAAGAAATAATGCAATATCTCCACAATGGCTATTGAAGAATGAATTTAGTGCTGGAGGTTTGAACTTTAGAATAATCGGTGACTTCCAAAGGGTGCTATAGTAGTGATCGATGAGCTGGAGAGACTAATAATAAAGGGAAAGGTCATTTCACTATCATACCATTAATCAGTTGGAAAAATTTCGTCAGGCTATACCATATTCAGATGtataaggtaaaaataaataaaataaataaataaaaccatttAAGGAAAGCGCTAACAATTTGGGTGCAAACATGTGAGTGAAGTACTATGCTACTGCCAACAGATCATATGAATTACAAGATAATAACTACAATGCTTACAAAGTGTGAAACGAGTATATCTCATTCAAGACAAATGAAAAGACATTTTTTAGTAGGTGGAACCACAAATGCTTGATAATGTAGACACACTGATGGAATTAAATAACAACTTTAAAGAAACCACATTCAAATTGCACTTTTAATTAAGTAGGTTAAGCAAAGCAActataaatcatgaaaataacaAGATAGTGCATCGTGCCTATAACCAGCCCAATACATAGGaacgaaaaacaaaaataccGTACCGTATACCCTACAATAGAACGTATGGGCTGATACAAAGTATGAGAATCGTACAAGCACAAACAAGCCACATGTCACGGCAACGAATTATTACATTTAGAGTGGTTGTGACCTATGCCATTGCATCGAGAGCAATGAATTGCTCTCTTATGAGTAAACTGTGACTTAATGCGTCTTTGGCGGGGTCTTCCTGGAGGACGTTTGACATGAGGGGGTTGGAGAGCAGAAAAGAAGTTGCCAGCGCAATCTTGCAAACTCCCATCCTCACAAACTTTCGGCATATTGTGTGTTGGTAATGGTTGAAATTGACCAGAGTAAATCAAATGTTGGGTGGAGACATTAAAACATGGGTCAATATAGTCATACACGTCGTGTCTGAGTGTGCGGATGACAACACATACGTGTGAACACGGCAAGCCGGACATTTGCCATGTCATGCAAGTACACGTATGTTGATTGATATCGACAACCAAATAAACCTCCCAGGTAAATACCTTAAACGTCCCCCCCAAATATGGCAACACACTAATCGGACCAGACCTCATGATATTTGACATTAGCTTCTCTTCAGTTTTCGGTCCAACCACGCTCTTCCACTTTTCTGTACCACGCATATGGGTGTCCAACATGGCTACAAGCTTATCCATATGCATTAACAATAACGTATAAATTGTTTGGTGACGCTCATCTCTTAACCATGCATTGAAGGACTCTACAATGTTACTTGTCATTTTATCCCATCGTTTTTTTAGAAACTTTGACATTGCCCAATGTTCCGGATTGTTTTTCGCAACCCATTTACCGAGGTTGTCATTGAAGcgcacaagtttttcaaatgcCTCGTTGTAGTCTATCTCCAACCTGGCATATGCAATGCTGTCTAGAAGTAATAAAGcatcttctttctctttttttcctctaatgtttTGTTTATTCAAGAAGCTAGAAAAGTTTTCCTTAACATGTCGATAACAATATGCATGATATCCTATCCTGAACAACTCGAAAACACTATGCAAGATTCCTTGATGTCTATCAGATATAATAACAACTTCTTTACCATCTAAGACCCCCTTTAATTTCTCCAAAAACCAATGCCAATCCTCATAATTTTCTGAACTGACCACACCAAGGGCAAGAGGGAACATTCCATCATCTGCATCATATGCAATGGCGGACAAAAGAGCTCCCTTGTATGGTCCGCTTAGATGGCAAGAATCAATAGCCAATACTGGTCGACACCCCTTGATgaacccttgaattgaaaatgcatgGGCAATGAACAATTGCATGAAGTGACCTTCGTCGGTAGTGTACTCCGCAATTGTGCCGGGGTTGATTTCCCTTAACCTATGGCATAACCAAGGGACAAACGTGTAGGACTCACATGGAGCTCCATATATGCGCTCTTTTGCCTTCTTTTTAAGGTGCCATGCTTGgttatatgtcaattgaactCCATGATCACGTTCAAAATCCTCACAAATTTGACGGGGAAGATAGTCTGGAGTGGTTCTAAACACATCTTCAACAACAACCGCACCTCTCTTTGAAGAAACCTTGACCTTAGATGAACACTCATCCTGAGCTATATGATTATGATTCACTTGGTAAGCATGAACTCGCAAGATGACATTTCTCTCGACAGCGTGAGCTGttatcttccaaggacaacCCTCAACCGAACACTTTACAGACATATGCGTAGGAGAATTTTTCTTGTACTTGTATTCAAACCTTCCACCTAATGACATCTGATAAATTGCGTTGCGAAAATCCTCtgcatttttaaatgtatgtcCCGACCCTAATATTGCCTCACGAAAACGAATTGATTCCAAAGGGGTGTGCTCACTATCTGCACAACGCGACACAAAACCTCTTGATAGCATCATAGTATTAGGAATTGCATCGCATGATGCATTAGAGGAAGGAAACGACGCAGGTGGAACTCTGCATTTACATACATTAACATAATTAAACTACGTGATGCGTAAAAATGATAttcacaatattttaaatagacatTCATGTTAACATCCATTACCCAATTGCCAATTCTGTATTCGGTATATTTGCTTCAATGGCTTCCACACAGGGTAAGTCTACTAGGTATACATTTGCAAAGTCATCACTATGGGAAACCACCTTATCCAAGTCATCctcatcttctaaatcttggatgACTCTAGGGTTGAACTTGAAGGTGTAGTGCATCTTCATCGCATCAAACGAGATGTCGAATTTTTCTAAGATTTTTTTGGTGAATTCTTCAAATGGTATTCCTTTATATATGTGAATACCTTTGCTTCTTCCACCCACGTATTCCCATTGcccatcatttttttggacaagtttGCCTCCCACAAAAATGTAACAATATATCATATTAGTTGCGTCCATCAACCTATACAAACATAGCAGAAATTTCATATTATAGAACAATCAATTATGCATAGTATAGAAAATGGGGTTGATCTTCTCTCCCGTGTCGCCTTTGGCTTTGAAGTTGACATTATTATTAGTCGCCATGTcaagtatataataaatcatttatacatatacttttccttttgttacttcacttattattttttttttcacaaattggTTGACTCTTTCTCTGTTTTTGCATACTGCTATCACCCTCTGGATCCCAATGGGAACATAACAGTTACTTTTGACACTCATAAATGTACATATGATGGCTATGTGGTTAGTGTTTTGAATGAATTCAACtgatttgtttctttatttgccACTTATATTCATGTTAGCTACAGATTTCATGAAGTTGGAAATGATAATCTATCTACACATACTAAGTAGCCCACAATATCTCATACTATAGGGTCACCATAACTTGGGTTTTATTGAAGAAAGTTAACATATGAACTATTGTACTTAACTAGACTGCCACACGATGAAGTCACTATAATGCTAAAAGATTTGATTTCAACCAACGGAGGAAAAATATGTCTGCActaatgcaaggagaaaaaaatagaaaaaatataaccAATACGGAGGGCACCGCCGGTGAGGATGGATCAGGGCACAATATATGGCAAACTGAAATGGCGAGATAAATTAGGGCAATGTATTTGGGTTAAAATCAAATGGTCCGGATAGCCGAAATGAAgcataaaatgaaattgatcAACCTACTAATCTCACTTATAAACTACTTCGCCACAGAGCCGAAATCTAGTTGTGATCGTCGACGCCAATGGATCGATAGAGATGAAAAACGAGACTGCCTACACCAACAATCAGAAGGCCGAGAAACACGAGCTTGAGAGATTACGAGATTGGGACTGAGGATTAGGGCATTCTTTGGGCGGAAGAGGGGGACGAAGCCGGGAATGTGAAAACAACTCCAATTTGGGGAAAACAAAGGGAAATCCAACGTGGATttcaggttttttttaaaatccccAGCCAAGggcattttcaaaatattataaatgggATATCCTTCTTATCAATTTTGAGACTTTACTTGGGTGGTGGGCTTAATTTTGTTAGATATATggaccatttgttaatttttgggcccagctgggcccaaaacacaattcccccttaattaaacttaattttctagcatgtttgtataattttgaggttatttaattttcttaattatttttaatttaattagcttttaaactattttatttatttatgtattttttcaaaaatcaataaaaaaaatgcctaTCTAAAAATCTAGGATTTACAAAGGGTGGTTAGGGAAAGAAATTTGGTGACATGAGTAAGGTTTTTGTAGCAAGCATGTGTTTAAATccaaaagaaaatacataaataaattaagctaCTTTAATCCCTTTGTCCTTGAAACTTAAAGAAGGGAAGTTGACACACCCATGAGTCTTTTGAGGATGCCGTTTGGAGACATTCTTGGCACAACTTGTGAATGACTTGAAACATGTCATGTTTGTTAACTACTAATACAAAAATCTTTAGATAAAAGATTTGATCTAGTAAGATCAACCATCATAATTTTATGGTTAACTTAGATTAGTGGATGGAAATATATATAAGCATAATcctaaagttatgtttggttcttgaaaaatttgaaagaaaatgcaagggaatttaaaggaaaagtagaaagaaataaaataaaaaaaaaacgaaattcaaagttaataaattatttttatatatttcttcaaactcattttcacttattttcctttattatataaagattatatgatttaaaaatacataaattttttactaattttcattatatttgattttttttatatatatttttcctagtgaaataaaatatgagaaaataattttattattattatttttcttgactTGATATAACCTAAATATATTCCAAATTTGAGTTCTAAATTGCatatgctcttcttctttgaGTTTGATAACACATTCCACATATGAGTTTCTAAAAATAAGtcctaaaaatattaaagaaataataataaaatggaagaaagcaataaaaaaaaaaaaaagaaaaaaaaattatatatgtttagCCTTTGAGTTTCTAATTTAGTTGGCCTTAGTcctttaaattacttttatatcaatctcatgataaaataaataagaaaaataagaaaaagatatGGTAAAGAACTTCGACCCCTTCTAGTAACTACGAAGAGAAAGGAAGACTTACCGAAAATTTTTCATGACAACTTGAGTGAAGGAATTAAAGATAGAGATGGATGTTCTCAATCTTTTATGGGGTGGCTCCTCTGCTTGGGTTTATTCTGCGTCTCTTGACATTACCATTCGTATCTTCTGCTACTGATTCAGTATTGTCCTGAAAATTGTCGGGAAGATCATCATCTTGAGTGCCAAGAGAATCTAGTAATGCGGTATTTTTCTGTTGATGATCTTGAGAGTATATAAGATGGATCCCGCAACTTTTGATAACTCCAACAGTTAAAGCAGAAAATGAAGTCTGAATGTGCTTGAACTGATTGGAATGGTACTTTTCTGGAATAGAAATCTTAGGATGATATGTCACCCACAATTCATCTAATACACCACTATAAATATTAGGATAATAGTCACATTGACAACCAAACCATCCACGACGCACAGCTTCATATGAATCCTCATCATCATGCAATCTCAAATCATAGCTTAAATATGGATCAGTGCCATTATCTTGATAAAGACAGAACAAAACAAATCCCAAGAAGTGGTTATCCTTACACCAATTCATAGGAAGCTCTATTCTCACTTCTCTTTCCATTTCCTGATGCAATACCCACCCTGGAATTCCACTACTTCCGGGAATCATAATTCCTGCACACTTTGGTTGCGCTTCATGATCCTGCAGAATCAACAATTAACATGTAAATCCGGTGTCTGCATAAAAAGTTGATATGATTGTTAAATAAGAATCATACCTGAAATTTTGCTGACTTGAACCATTGGAGAAGAGAAGACCATAGTTTACTTGATGGACTTGATAAAGTTTCCAGGCTTGTGCAGTCATGTGCTTCTATATGTTTTAGACTTAATGGAACCTCTGGAAAACCTTGAAGCATCTTGCAGTGACTGATTTTTAGGAGTGTCAGCTTACGAAGTTGAGTTATAGCAGCAGGTATGTGACGAAAATTGTTCCTTCTCAGATTTAAAATTTCCAGCAAGGATAGGCACCATATTTCATTGGGGATTGCTCCATCCATCAGATTTCTATTGCTAAGATCTAGATTTATTAAGGAATCTTTCAGACTCTCCAGGATCTTGGGAAATTTCTCTAGTCTTGAACAGCCACCCACAAACAGTAATCGGAGCTGTTTTAGATGTTGAATGGTTGGTGGCAACTCTTTTATAGCTGTTTCTGATAGACTAAGGAGTTCTAAACTTGCCATGTCTTCTGTGATTTCTGGAAAAGTCTCTAGGTTTGAACAGCCTTGGAGATAGAGAAGTTGAAGGGATTTCAAACTACCAATGCTGCTGAGAAGACTCCTCACGTTTTTGCAGTCACCCATAGATAAAATCTTAACTAAGGTGAGATCATCTATTGAGAAGGGCAATTCTTTGATAGGAGTACCATCCAAACGAATCTCCTTTAGGCCTTTCCTAAAACTCCATCTAATCTTTGGGAATTTCTCCAAGTTTGAGCAACcatttaaattaagaatttcaaGAGAGTCCAAGTACTGCATGCCACTTGGCAGACTGGTAAGCTTTTTGCACCAACTCAAGTCTAGAACATTAAGGTTCTTCAACACTTCAATAGATGAGTCAATCTTATCCAAACTTCTACAGTTATGAAGAATtagtttttctaaatttgatatatttgagAAGTTTGGTAATTCAATGAGCTGCTTGGAATCCGATAAATCTAAGACCTTTAACTTTCCAAGACactgtaaaagaaaaaaaagaaaattgttttaataaataagattctataaaataatataagacAAAACAATAATAACATACTAAGGGTAATCATACCTTATTTCCTTGCCAAAGTTGTCTTATATTACTATTCGGCAATTTGATTTTCACAAGGTTCTCACCTTTGAAATTTGATGGCAAAGATTTCAAAGAGTATCTTTCCCAATAAAGATATCTTAACTCATAGGAAGGAAATTCAAAGTTTTCAGGAAGGATCAATTTAAAGTTTTCAGGAAGAGTCAATTTATAGTCCTTTCTCACATGACCATAATGCCTCCTCCAATAAACTTTGAGCAATCTAAGTTTATTCATCTTTGAAAGAACTTTTGTATTAAATTGCATTTGTTTTAATCTTGACAAGTCTAGGAATACTGCCTCCATTTTCTTCATTGCCTGAAAAATAAGAGCAAAGGATAaggcaaaaaacaaaagaaataaatcacAAAAGTGATATTATTAAAGCTCATATATTCCCATAAAATAACTTGGTTTTTACCTCACTAGTTGCAAATGCACGTTCAATATCTTCGGGATCCCACAATCTACTCCATTTGCTAGGCTCATTAGGAAACTTTCCACGAATAATCTCCCAACCCATTTGTTGTATCAAATCGTGCATATTTATCCAATTGTTTAGAATGGTTATAAGACACTTATCACTAAGATCTTTTAGTCCTCTTTCTACATAAAAATTGCAACCATCCAATATTCTTGaaacaaaatttctttttttgccTTTAAAACAACATGCAATATCAAGGAATATATCCTTTTGTGTGTGGTCTAACCCATGAAAACTTCGTTTGAGGATATTGTGAATTTTCTTGTCTGgctctcttttcaattttttcaattcacTTTTCCATTGAGGTCTTGTCTTATCAATCAGAAGAGAACCTAGAATTTTCAAAGCTAATGGAAGGCCTTGACAGTAACATACTGCATCATATGAGAGATTTATAAAATCTTGTTTGGGAATATTTTGTCTAAAGGCGTGCCAATTGAAGAGCTCATAACcatcttcaaattttaatttttcaacctCATATAACTCATCTACTCTTTGCACTGTTAGCAAATGTTTGTTTCTAGTTGTTATGATGACCCTACTTCCATTTCCAAGCCAGTCATGATTTCCGACTAAGGATTCCAATTGATTTGAATCATCAACATCATCCAAAACGATGAAAACTCTTTTAGATCGGAGAatgttttttatcatattaGATCCTTGGCCAAttgcacttatatatatattttcttccaCCTCTAAGATATTACAAAGAAGTTGATTTTGTAAATGAAGTAACCCTTGATTTTTGGAAATCTCActaatattttcaagaaagctTGTATGctcaaattgataaaaaaattggttgtaTATAACTTTGGCGATGGTTGTCTTACCTATTCCGCCAATTCCACATATCCCAATAATACGAACATCATCTAATTCCAAATCCAATCGCAAACTTATCTCTCTAGCACGAGAATCCATACCAACTAACTTAGAGGCAACATCAAATTGTTTACAATTCAATGTACTTGATATGTtcttagtgatttttttttatgtgctcCGACTCATATCTGCAAATTATAAAGCACATATGGTGAGTGATgagatataaattataaaatacaaaaaaacttataaatttcCAACCATTTTTATCATGGATTCTAGCACATTTAAAAAGCtctccaatatatatatataattataatcgGTTTCTAGTtgacaatggaaaaaaaaaatataggattGGTTTAGGtcaatttcttatatttattatatataagatataataatTTGATTGAGAGATGAGATCCACATATCCTAtgatcataaatttatttatttcatccctttgttttaattt contains the following coding sequences:
- the LOC100243063 gene encoding disease resistance protein RUN1, with the translated sequence MDSRAREISLRLDLELDDVRIIGICGIGGIGKTTIAKVIYNQFFYQFEHTSFLENISEISKNQGLLHLQNQLLCNILEVEENIYISAIGQGSNMIKNILRSKRVFIVLDDVDDSNQLESLVGNHDWLGNGSRVIITTRNKHLLTVQRVDELYEVEKLKFEDGYELFNWHAFRQNIPKQDFINLSYDAVCYCQGLPLALKILGSLLIDKTRPQWKSELKKLKREPDKKIHNILKRSFHGLDHTQKDIFLDIACCFKGKKRNFVSRILDGCNFYVERGLKDLSDKCLITILNNWINMHDLIQQMGWEIIRGKFPNEPSKWSRLWDPEDIERAFATSEAMKKMEAVFLDLSRLKQMQFNTKVLSKMNKLRLLKVYWRRHYGHVRKDYKLTLPENFKLILPENFEFPSYELRYLYWERYSLKSLPSNFKGENLVKIKLPNSNIRQLWQGNKCLGKLKVLDLSDSKQLIELPNFSNISNLEKLILHNCRSLDKIDSSIEVLKNLNVLDLSWCKKLTSLPSGMQYLDSLEILNLNGCSNLEKFPKIRWSFRKGLKEIRLDGTPIKELPFSIDDLTLVKILSMGDCKNVRSLLSSIGSLKSLQLLYLQGCSNLETFPEITEDMASLELLSLSETAIKELPPTIQHLKQLRLLFVGGCSRLEKFPKILESLKDSLINLDLSNRNLMDGAIPNEIWCLSLLEILNLRRNNFRHIPAAITQLRKLTLLKISHCKMLQGFPEVPLSLKHIEAHDCTSLETLSSPSSKLWSSLLQWFKSAKFQDHEAQPKCAGIMIPGSSGIPGWVLHQEMEREVRIELPMNWCKDNHFLGFVLFCLYQDNGTDPYLSYDLRLHDDEDSYEAVRRGWFGCQCDYYPNIYSGVLDELWVTYHPKISIPEKYHSNQFKHIQTSFSALTVGVIKSCGIHLIYSQDHQQKNTALLDSLGTQDDDLPDNFQDNTESVAEDTNGNVKRRRINPSRGATP